Proteins from a genomic interval of Excalfactoria chinensis isolate bCotChi1 chromosome 21, bCotChi1.hap2, whole genome shotgun sequence:
- the LOC140261344 gene encoding uncharacterized protein yields MQDLLPIFVLIASELLDLSGAPRAEHHPAGAADLSLPGETQPISGSSLLPVTEDDLGEATNYVQNPAADPTNEMTADFIPSHTEVAARATATLPVEPVRGVEGSDQRHTAAAVKLQDRQPFPNELLSSTSSPISTQGSQAATHPHPSGRAATITSPASSGADTPQPIPSAGMQQGAPALSTPGIQQREAPSLETSPLTSTVHFRPPRKETASPSPTREKMVMHPPSAPPTSKRPRDTSPQAQPHSRAAQPRGVGAKVTTSAFLPRPASGGSTAVHSRTTQTTAGQFSPVLPLKGETASSEGRNSTAAVISGSGHTTQLPALQDVLQGHAHSSSPLMPLEALDRGDLPHTPSQEPTNAADRPQPLPLPRTLSCTKHHSSQETHSSPGSTALVLQRDADHQMTSKPEISRFPEKPQVSASASSVSQSQMSTLNLSQTTTETKGATSALSPGTSTLEHTAPDAALQPPGKPTQHNCTPQGGGGCHF; encoded by the exons atgcaggacctgctTCCCATTTTTGTTCTGATTGCATCGGAGCTGTTGGATCTGTCTG GTGCCCCCAGAGCTGAGCACcatcctgctggagctgcagacctGAGCCTTCCTGGAGAAACCCAACCGATATCTGGGAGCAGTCTGCTGCCGGTCACAGAAGATGACTTGGGTGAGGCAACCAATTACGTACAGAATCCGGCGGCCGATCCTACAAATGAAATGACAGCAGACTTCATTCCCAGCCACACAGAGGTGGCTGCAAGAGCAACAGCCACGCTGCCAGTGGAGCCGGTGAGGGGTGTGGAGGGGTCTGACCAAAGGCACACggcagcagctgtgaagctCCAGGACAGACAGCCGTTTCCTAATGAGCTCTTGAGCAGCACAAGCAGCCCCATCTCCACACAGGGGTCACAGGCTGCCACCCACCCACATCCCTCAGGAAGGGCTGCCACCATTACCAGCCCAGCCAGCTCTGGTGCTGACACCCCTCAGCCCATCCCCAGTGCAGGGATGCAGCAAGGTGCTCCTGCCTTGTCCACCCCGGGCATCCAGCAGAGGGAGGCACCAAGTCTTGAAACGTCTCCTCTGACTTCAACAGTACATTTCCGTCCtcccagaaaagaaacagcatctCCATCTCCCACCAGAGAGAAGATGGTGATGCATCCACCCTCAGCACCTCCCACCAGCAAAAGGCCGAGAGACACAAGCCCCcaggcacagccccacagcagagctgcacagcctCGGGGTGTGGGTGCCAAGGTCACCACTTCTGCATTCCTACCAAGGCCAGCTTCAGGGGGCTCTACTGCAGTTCATTCCAGAACGACACAGACAACAGCTGGTCAGTTCTCCCCTGTTTTACCTCTGAAGGGAGAGACGGCAAGCAGCGAAGGCAGGAACTCAACGGCTGCCGTCATAAGTGGGTCTGGACACACAacccagctgcctgctctgcaggacgTTCTGCAGGGCCATGCACACTCCTCTTCCCCACTGATGCCACTGGAAGCCCTGGATCGTGGTGATTTACCCCACACTCCATCTCAAGAGCCCACTAATGCTGCTGACAGACCACAGCCTCTCCCTTTGCCCCGGACCCTCAGCTGTACCAAACACCACTCCTCCCAAGAAACCCACAGCTCTCCAGGAAGCACAGCCCTGGTTTTGCAAAGAGATGCTGATCACCAGATGACAAGTAAACCTGAAATATCAAGATTCCCTGAGAAGCCACAGGTTTCTGCcagtgcatcctcagtaagtcAGTCACAAATGTCCACCTTAAACCTTTCCCAAACTACTACAGAGACCAAAGGAGCTACATCTGCACTCTCCCCAGGCACATCCACCCTGGAGCACACAGCCCCTGATGCAGCACTTCAGCCACCAG